One Trichoderma asperellum chromosome 5, complete sequence genomic region harbors:
- a CDS encoding uncharacterized protein (TransMembrane:12 (i7-33o45-65i86-104o124-149i170-195o201-221i233-255o261-282i289-309o329-349i403-422o434-459i)): MLLGASAAITALTGMHIIAATFLLPVGVILYTFVGGIKATFLTDYFHTFVITIIICFFTIKTFTVPEISSPAGLFDLIVKAGQDHPAIFFGIIHILANFGLVIMDTGFFAKAFSAAPQAVVPGYIIGGIAYFAIPWCLGTLMSFSALGLENTARFPTYPRRMTADEVSNGLVMPYAAYAIAGKGGAVAVLLITFMAVTSTISAQVISVSSIISFDIYRQYFNKAATDRDAIRWSHIGVVFFGLFSAAFSTALYYGNVNLGWTLYMLGVLTCPGIFPTVFTILWKRQSWAAAIISPLLGMATGIAVWLGSAHALYGEITVASTGQTLPCVYGTVASAFSPGLYSVVISLAKPANYDWADFRKEKLSFTRISSAKLQSRIDSKSPVAAVSDYTEDAAKFAKWGKFAAFWAAATFLGHWVLWPLPMYGSRYIFGKEFFVAWIVIAIIWVWCTMLIAGFYPIIDGRKQLQLVYHGLTGKKKANDDESGIETPTSGVLEIKESSRFGN, encoded by the exons ATGCTGCTTGGAGCTAGTGCAGCTATAACAGCACT TACCGGGATGCATATTATTGCGGCGACGTTTTTGCTTCCTGTTGGCGTTATTCTCTACACTTTCGTCGGTGGTATCAAGGCAACCTTCTTGACCGATTACTTTCACACCTTCGTTATCACAATCATTATCTGCTTTTTCACAATCAAGACCTTTACTGTTCCGGAGATAAGCTCTCCTGCAGGTCTGTTCGATCTCATCGTCAAAGCCGGTCAAGATCACCCA GCTATCTTTTTTGGCATCATCCATATCTTGGCCAACTTTGGCCTCGTCATCATGGATACAGGCTTCTTTGCAAAGGCATTCAGTGCTGCTCCCCAAGCGGTGGTTCCTGGATACATCATTGGTGGCATTGCGTACTTTGCAATCCCCTGGTGCTTAGGCACTCTCATGAGTTTCTCGGCTCTTGGTCTAGAAAATACCGCACGCTTTCCCACCTACCCCCGAAGAATGACTGCTGATGAAGTCTCTAACGGGCTGGTAATGCCTTATGCAGCCTACGCCATCGCTGGAAAAGGAGGTGCCGTCGCCGTTTTACTGATTACTTTCATGGCTGTAACATCAACTATCAGTGCTCAAGTCATCTCCGTATCgtccatcatcagcttcgaTATTTATCGACAGTATTTTAACAAAGCAGCGACAGATAGAGACGCGATTCGCTGGAGCCACATTGgtgtcgtcttcttcggcttgTTTTCTGCCGCTTTCTCGACTGCTCTCTACTATGGAAACGTGAATCTCGGCTGGACACTTTATATGCTTGGAGTCCTAACATGTCCTGGAATCTTCCCCACGGTATTCACGATTCTCTGGAAAAGGCAATCttgggctgctgccatcatcTCCCCGCTTCTTGGCATGGCTACCGGCATAGCTGTTTGGTTAGGATCGGCACATGCACTATACGGAGAAATCACCGTCGCATCTACTGGCCAAACTTTGCCATGCGTTTACGGAACTGTTGCCTCAGCATTCAGCCCTGGTCTCTATTCCGTCGTCATTTCCCTCGCCAAACCGGCCAATTATGACTGGGCAGACTTTCGAAAAGAGAAACTATCATTTACCAGAATAAGCAGCGCTAAACTTCAATCGCGTATTGATTCCAAATCTCCCGTAGCTGCTGTATCAGATTACACAGAAGACGCAGCCAAATTTGCAAAATGGGGAAAATTCGCTGCTTTTTGGGCTGCTGCGACATTTTTGGGCCACTGGGTACTTTG GCCGCTTCCTATGTACGGCTCGAGATATATTTTCGGTAAAGAATTTTTCGTAGCCTGGATTGTAATCGCAATCATTTGGGTTTGGTGTACTATGCTTATTGCTGGCTTTTACCCTATTATCGATGGTAGAAAGCAGCTGCAATTAGTATATCACGGGCTaactgggaagaagaaggctaatgatgatgagagcGGGATTGAAACACCAACTAGCGGAGTAttagaaataaaagagagcTCCAGATTTGGTAATTAA